One Legionella hackeliae DNA segment encodes these proteins:
- a CDS encoding efflux RND transporter periplasmic adaptor subunit, which yields MKKKSSTLGALLILSTLLLSNCGDKKEAPQDTPEVGIMTLKEEPFVLTTVLPGRTRPYRVAEVRPQVSGIILKRQFVEGSDVKEGQSLYQIDPAPYQAAYDSAKGDLAKAEATAEINHLTVKRYKPLLGTNFVSHQDYDTAVANAKQADATVVAAKASLKTAHINLIYTKVISPISGRIGKSSVTEGALVTENQTTPLSTVQQLDPIYVDVTQSSRDFLRLRREYDQGFYKKSTKNIAVELILEDGTLYNQQGELEFSDVTVDETTGAITVRAIFPNPDHILLPGMFVRARLKEGTKEKAILAPQQGITRNPRGEATALVVDANNKVVLREVKAVQAVGDKWLVTSGLKAGDKIIVSGHMKVRPGMTVKFIEVKADEKT from the coding sequence ATGAAAAAGAAAAGCAGTACACTTGGAGCCTTATTGATACTTTCAACGCTTCTACTTTCTAACTGTGGCGATAAAAAAGAAGCACCTCAGGACACGCCTGAGGTTGGAATAATGACTCTAAAAGAAGAGCCCTTTGTTTTGACTACAGTCTTGCCTGGACGCACTCGCCCTTATCGTGTGGCTGAAGTAAGACCTCAAGTCAGTGGTATTATATTAAAACGGCAGTTTGTTGAAGGAAGTGATGTTAAAGAGGGGCAATCCCTCTATCAAATTGATCCCGCTCCTTATCAAGCCGCCTATGACAGTGCCAAAGGCGATTTGGCTAAAGCAGAGGCTACTGCTGAAATTAATCATCTGACAGTAAAACGATATAAGCCACTATTAGGTACAAATTTTGTAAGCCATCAGGATTATGATACAGCTGTTGCTAATGCAAAGCAGGCAGATGCTACAGTTGTGGCGGCCAAAGCATCGTTAAAAACTGCTCATATTAATCTGATTTACACCAAGGTGATTTCTCCGATTAGTGGACGTATTGGTAAGTCGTCTGTAACAGAGGGAGCTTTGGTTACTGAAAATCAAACCACACCATTATCTACTGTCCAACAACTTGATCCAATATATGTTGATGTGACTCAATCAAGTAGAGATTTTTTACGATTGAGACGTGAATATGATCAAGGTTTTTATAAAAAAAGTACAAAAAATATAGCAGTCGAATTAATTTTAGAAGACGGTACTCTCTATAATCAACAGGGGGAATTGGAATTTTCAGATGTGACAGTTGATGAGACTACAGGGGCAATTACTGTTCGCGCCATTTTTCCAAATCCTGATCATATCCTTTTACCCGGAATGTTTGTTCGTGCTCGATTAAAAGAAGGCACCAAAGAGAAAGCAATTCTTGCTCCACAACAAGGCATCACCCGCAATCCACGCGGTGAAGCCACTGCCTTGGTGGTTGATGCAAACAATAAAGTTGTTCTGCGGGAAGTTAAAGCAGTACAGGCTGTTGGTGATAAATGGCTTGTTACCAGTGGCTTAAAAGCAGGAGACAAGATTATTGTATCCGGACATATGAAAGTTAGACCGGGTATGACAGTCAAATTCATTGAGGTAAAAGCTGATGAAAAAACTTAA
- the ileS gene encoding isoleucine--tRNA ligase codes for MAEYKDTLNLPDTTFPMKANLAQREPQMLAEWESKDIYKKIRQAHEGCERFVLHDGPPYANGHLHCGHALNKILKDIINKSKNFSGFDTPFVPGWDCHGLPIELNVEKKIGKAGVKVSAKEFRLKCREYAASQIDIQRDEFKRLGVFGDWAHPYATMDYSYEANIIRALGKVIENGHLQQGFKPVHWCVDCGSALAEAEVDYEDKTSPSIDVAFSAINPEEILSKLSHDLAIKPTIVPIWTTTPWTLPANEAVCLHPEIEYVLIDTNEHYFLVAAELAESVMKRYGIENYKLIGHTKGKHFERIPLQHPFNERQVPIILGEHVTIEAGTGCVHTAPAHGPDDYQVGLAYDLPLINPVLTNGCYSQDVPLFAGLPVSKANDKVIDVLNERHVLLHNESIRHSYPHCWRHKTPMIFLATPQWFIAMDKNGLRKAISTVINEVNWVPDWGKARIANMVETRPDWCISRQRAWGTPMTLFVHKNTRELHPASVELIEKIAAKVEQKGIDAWFDLNTDEFLGNDAEHYEKITDTLDVWFDSGVSHYCVLKQNAELGIPAEIYLEGSDQHRGWFNSSLTTAVAIYGHAPYKNVLTHGYTVDAEGRKLSKSKGNYVALDKLINQHGADILRLWVSSTDYRHEVSISEEIIKRNSDAYRRIRNTARFLLANLFDFTPDEHRVETSQLVELDRWAIKRTQQLQEEILDAYKNYHFHVIYQKIHNFCAVDMGSFYLDVIKDRQYTTATNSIARRSCQTAMFHIIHALTRWLAPILSFTAEEIWQVIPGKTSSSVFEERWYKEWPMIADMDMAFWQRLQDIRDEVNKALENQRKEGVIGSALAAEVTIYANDETLSLLNKLGDELRFILITSAAKVERLGNCPTPLEIDSELGVAIVVHPSEHEKCERCWHRREDVGYDTNHPTLCQRCVGNISGHDEVRHYA; via the coding sequence ATGGCAGAGTATAAAGATACCTTAAATTTACCCGATACAACGTTTCCGATGAAAGCTAATCTTGCTCAGCGGGAACCTCAAATGTTGGCTGAGTGGGAGTCTAAGGATATCTATAAAAAGATTAGACAAGCACATGAAGGATGCGAGCGATTCGTTCTTCATGATGGTCCTCCTTATGCTAATGGTCATTTACATTGTGGGCATGCCCTTAACAAAATTTTGAAAGATATCATTAATAAATCGAAAAATTTTAGTGGTTTTGACACACCTTTTGTTCCGGGTTGGGATTGCCACGGCTTGCCTATTGAACTTAATGTGGAGAAAAAGATAGGTAAAGCGGGTGTAAAAGTAAGCGCTAAAGAGTTTCGATTAAAATGTCGTGAATATGCTGCCAGCCAAATTGATATTCAACGTGACGAATTTAAACGCCTAGGCGTTTTTGGTGATTGGGCACATCCTTATGCTACCATGGATTATTCTTATGAAGCCAACATCATTCGGGCTTTAGGAAAAGTGATCGAAAATGGGCACTTGCAGCAAGGTTTTAAACCTGTTCATTGGTGTGTTGACTGTGGTTCTGCACTTGCTGAAGCCGAAGTCGACTATGAGGATAAAACCTCCCCTTCGATTGATGTGGCTTTTTCAGCAATCAATCCTGAAGAGATTCTAAGCAAACTATCGCATGATTTGGCTATTAAACCCACCATAGTACCTATCTGGACCACAACGCCATGGACTTTACCAGCTAATGAAGCTGTTTGCTTGCATCCTGAGATTGAGTATGTATTGATAGATACCAATGAACACTATTTCCTGGTTGCAGCAGAACTTGCTGAGTCAGTAATGAAGCGTTATGGAATTGAAAATTACAAGCTAATCGGACACACAAAAGGTAAGCATTTTGAAAGGATTCCTCTACAACATCCTTTTAATGAAAGACAGGTTCCTATTATTTTAGGAGAGCATGTAACAATTGAAGCGGGTACAGGCTGTGTTCATACAGCACCTGCCCATGGCCCTGATGATTATCAGGTAGGCTTGGCTTATGACTTACCCTTGATTAATCCTGTCTTAACGAATGGTTGCTATAGCCAGGATGTTCCCTTGTTTGCCGGTCTTCCTGTCTCGAAAGCCAACGATAAAGTTATCGATGTTTTGAATGAGCGTCATGTACTTTTACACAATGAATCAATTCGTCATAGCTACCCTCATTGTTGGCGGCATAAAACACCGATGATTTTTCTTGCAACGCCACAGTGGTTTATTGCGATGGATAAAAATGGGTTACGAAAGGCGATCTCAACTGTGATTAACGAAGTAAATTGGGTACCAGATTGGGGGAAAGCTCGTATTGCCAATATGGTGGAAACACGTCCTGATTGGTGTATTTCGCGGCAGAGAGCCTGGGGTACTCCAATGACCTTGTTTGTCCATAAAAATACACGTGAGTTACATCCTGCCTCGGTTGAGCTTATTGAGAAAATTGCTGCAAAAGTAGAGCAAAAGGGTATTGATGCCTGGTTTGATTTGAATACTGACGAGTTCTTAGGCAATGACGCTGAACATTATGAAAAGATAACCGATACACTAGATGTATGGTTTGATTCAGGAGTGTCTCACTATTGTGTGTTAAAGCAAAATGCTGAACTGGGGATTCCTGCCGAGATCTATTTGGAAGGCTCTGATCAACATCGCGGTTGGTTTAATTCATCATTGACTACGGCTGTGGCCATTTATGGACATGCACCCTATAAGAATGTGCTCACCCATGGATACACAGTAGATGCGGAAGGACGAAAACTGTCAAAATCCAAAGGAAACTATGTTGCTTTAGATAAGCTAATTAATCAGCATGGAGCTGACATTTTACGACTATGGGTTTCTTCCACTGACTATCGTCATGAAGTCAGTATTTCCGAAGAAATTATCAAACGCAATTCAGATGCTTATCGACGTATTCGTAATACAGCGCGATTTTTATTAGCGAATTTATTTGATTTCACTCCCGACGAACATCGTGTTGAAACCAGTCAATTGGTTGAACTGGATCGTTGGGCTATTAAGCGTACCCAGCAATTACAAGAAGAGATACTGGACGCCTACAAAAATTATCATTTCCATGTGATTTATCAAAAAATTCATAATTTCTGCGCCGTGGATATGGGAAGCTTTTATCTGGATGTCATTAAAGATCGCCAATACACGACAGCCACAAATAGTATTGCCCGACGCTCTTGTCAGACGGCAATGTTTCATATTATTCATGCTTTGACCCGCTGGTTGGCCCCCATTTTGTCGTTTACAGCAGAGGAAATTTGGCAAGTTATTCCAGGAAAAACAAGTAGTTCCGTATTTGAAGAGCGTTGGTATAAAGAGTGGCCAATGATTGCTGATATGGACATGGCGTTTTGGCAGCGTTTGCAGGACATTCGCGATGAAGTAAATAAAGCTTTGGAGAATCAGCGTAAAGAAGGTGTCATCGGTTCTGCTTTGGCTGCCGAGGTAACTATTTATGCAAATGATGAAACCTTATCTCTACTTAATAAATTAGGGGATGAGTTAAGATTTATTTTGATAACCTCTGCGGCCAAAGTGGAGCGTTTAGGAAATTGTCCTACCCCGCTGGAAATTGACTCTGAGTTAGGGGTTGCAATTGTTGTGCATCCCAGTGAACATGAGAAGTGTGAGCGTTGTTGGCATAGACGTGAGGATGTTGGGTATGACA
- a CDS encoding Na+/H+ antiporter produces the protein MENALICLTFLFLLVIAEMIRRLIPSLPAPLIQISIGALIGFFFPGSQVEFNPELFMLLFIPPLLFIDSWRFPKREFLSNTRPIIMLSIGLVFFTVIGMGYFIHWLIPLIPLPASFALAAALSPTDAVALRSLAANAPIPERILHILQGEALLNDASGLVSFKFAVTAMLTGVFSFTNVGFSLLLIGLGGLAIGALMTYLFIILLGRLNIGHPQETAAENLLIILLPFTAYLVAEKFEVSGILAAVAAGFTIDNAGFLDRTLATMRIEGHFVRGMIETILNGAIFILLGIYIANSYDLLSHTGSSFPHCAFIVFVLTFSIIALRFAWIYLTLPFEALIARHRHKAWHRPHLRVIAVISLGGVRGAIALAAILSLPTLMPDGAPFPEHDLLITIAVGVILCSLLVSMVILPLLLPGLKELIKNSPNDEEKEAIVSAVDAGIKAIEKKMDKLCETMNESEADICKQVGNTILATLNQFLASNIAVEAESDSNKLALEIELELRLAGLEGARQELRALRKSGKINNTTMMSLIGRLDLRQISLVNSNRTGNKTSKI, from the coding sequence ATGGAAAATGCATTAATTTGCCTTACATTTTTATTTTTACTCGTTATTGCAGAAATGATTAGGCGGTTAATTCCTTCACTACCAGCCCCACTCATCCAGATAAGCATTGGTGCTTTAATTGGTTTTTTTTTCCCAGGCTCCCAAGTCGAATTTAATCCAGAGCTCTTTATGCTGTTGTTTATCCCTCCACTTCTTTTTATTGATAGTTGGCGTTTTCCCAAGCGAGAATTTTTATCCAATACCAGACCCATCATTATGTTATCTATTGGCCTGGTTTTTTTTACAGTCATTGGAATGGGATATTTTATTCATTGGTTAATTCCATTGATACCCTTGCCTGCCTCATTTGCATTGGCAGCCGCTCTTTCCCCTACAGATGCAGTCGCGCTGCGATCTCTTGCTGCCAACGCACCTATTCCTGAGCGAATACTTCACATTCTACAAGGTGAGGCTCTTTTAAATGACGCCTCTGGACTTGTTTCCTTTAAATTCGCAGTCACTGCTATGCTTACCGGTGTTTTTTCATTCACCAATGTGGGCTTTAGTTTATTACTCATTGGTTTGGGCGGGCTTGCCATTGGGGCGCTAATGACTTATCTGTTTATCATTCTTTTGGGGCGGCTTAACATTGGTCACCCCCAAGAAACAGCTGCAGAGAATCTTTTAATTATTCTTTTACCATTTACTGCCTATCTTGTTGCAGAAAAATTTGAAGTGTCAGGAATACTAGCTGCGGTAGCAGCAGGATTTACTATTGATAACGCGGGTTTTTTGGATAGAACACTTGCCACAATGAGGATCGAAGGTCATTTTGTTCGTGGAATGATTGAAACCATTTTAAACGGCGCCATATTTATTCTTTTAGGGATATATATCGCAAATTCTTATGACTTATTATCCCACACAGGTAGCAGTTTTCCTCACTGCGCTTTCATTGTTTTTGTTCTCACTTTTTCCATTATTGCCTTACGTTTTGCATGGATTTATTTAACTTTGCCTTTTGAAGCACTAATTGCTCGCCATCGTCACAAAGCCTGGCATCGTCCTCACTTACGTGTCATTGCTGTAATATCACTGGGTGGCGTGCGCGGAGCAATAGCCCTGGCAGCAATTCTCTCGCTGCCAACCTTAATGCCCGATGGCGCACCCTTTCCTGAGCATGATTTATTAATAACAATAGCAGTGGGCGTAATTCTTTGTTCTTTATTGGTCAGTATGGTAATACTTCCGTTACTTCTACCCGGATTAAAAGAATTAATTAAAAACTCACCGAATGATGAAGAGAAAGAAGCGATTGTTTCTGCAGTAGATGCCGGTATTAAAGCCATTGAAAAAAAGATGGATAAGTTATGCGAAACAATGAATGAATCGGAAGCCGACATCTGTAAGCAAGTGGGAAATACTATCCTGGCGACACTCAATCAATTCCTCGCATCGAATATTGCTGTAGAAGCGGAAAGCGACTCTAATAAATTAGCCTTGGAGATTGAATTGGAGTTACGCTTAGCAGGTTTAGAAGGGGCACGTCAGGAATTACGCGCGTTAAGAAAAAGTGGGAAAATAAATAATACCACGATGATGTCACTTATTGGCAGGCTTGATTTAAGACAAATCTCGCTAGTGAATAGTAATCGAACTGGTAATAAAACCAGCAAAATCTAA
- a CDS encoding efflux RND transporter permease subunit codes for MSNFFIDRPIFAWVLAILVSLAGFIAIFNLPIAQYPSVAPPAIEIQATYPGADAATVENTVTQVIEQNMSGLDKLMYMSAQSDSSGTVTITLTFDASADPDIAQVQVQNKLQLAMPRLPQEVQTQGINVKKSSSSYLLVIGAISEDGSMDQYDLADYVASSIQDPVSRLNGVGDVELFGAQYAMRVWLDPHKLNNFQLIPSDVLLAIQAQNNQVAAGQLGGTPSVKGQQLNAPIIAQTRLKTPEEFGNILLKVNKDGSIVRLRDVARIELGGENYSTISSYNGRPAAGLGVKLVVGANAIETANAIKQEIAEMAPYFPKSFKIVYPYDTTPFVKLSIKEVVKTLFEAIILVFLVMYLFLQNIRATLIPTIAIPVVLLGTFAVLSVFGFTINTLTMFGMVLAIGLLVDDAIVVIENVERVIVEEKLNPREATRRSMGQIQGALVGIATVLSAVFIPMAFFGGSTGAIYRQFSITIVSAMILSVLVALILTPALCATLLKPISEGEISHRKGFFGWFNRNFERAVHGYHNAVQKILFQTGRYLIIYLVIILGVGYLFLTLPSSFLPEEDQGMLLTMIQLPPGATQQRTQKVADKITEYYLTQEKDNVISVFTVVGFGFNGQGQNNGIAFVTLKDWEERQGDENKVGSIIARATQSFSQIKDGLVFPFNLPAIIEMGTATGFDFELIDRANLGHEKLTEARNQLLGMITDYPDTLIRVRPNGLEDSPQFKLKIDQEKAETLGVSISDINQAISTNLGSTYVNDFIDRGRVKKVYVQADARFRMLPNDIKTWYIRGRDGQMVPFSAFTETSWTFGSPRLERYNGLPSMEILGEAAPGKSTGEAMNLMEKLASKLPQGIGYDWTGMSFQERLSGAQAPMLYTISLIVVFLCLAALYESWSIPFSVMLVVPLGVIGALLATYLRGLNNDVYFQVGLLTTIGLAAKNAILIVEFAKDLMEKEKKGLIEATLEASRMRLRPILMTSMAFIFGVLPLVVSSGAGSGAQNAVGTGVAGGMLTATILAIFFVPVFFVVIHRRLTRDTGE; via the coding sequence ATGTCTAATTTTTTTATAGACAGGCCTATTTTTGCATGGGTTCTAGCAATTCTTGTGAGTTTAGCAGGATTTATTGCCATTTTTAATTTACCCATCGCTCAATACCCAAGCGTTGCTCCGCCGGCTATTGAAATTCAGGCAACTTATCCAGGTGCTGATGCTGCTACGGTTGAAAACACAGTAACCCAGGTTATTGAACAAAACATGAGTGGCCTTGATAAATTAATGTATATGTCTGCTCAAAGTGATTCCTCTGGTACTGTGACTATTACACTCACTTTCGATGCCAGTGCTGATCCTGACATTGCTCAGGTGCAGGTACAAAATAAATTACAGTTAGCAATGCCAAGACTCCCGCAAGAAGTGCAGACACAAGGTATTAATGTCAAAAAATCAAGTAGTAGTTACCTGTTAGTCATTGGGGCAATTTCTGAAGACGGTAGTATGGATCAATATGATCTTGCAGATTACGTGGCTTCAAGTATTCAAGATCCTGTGAGTCGTCTTAATGGTGTCGGTGATGTGGAATTATTTGGGGCTCAATACGCGATGCGCGTCTGGCTCGACCCGCATAAATTAAATAATTTTCAGTTAATACCCTCTGATGTGCTTCTTGCAATTCAAGCGCAGAATAATCAAGTTGCAGCAGGTCAATTAGGTGGAACTCCTTCAGTAAAAGGTCAACAACTTAATGCGCCTATTATTGCGCAAACGCGTTTAAAAACCCCTGAGGAATTCGGTAATATTTTACTTAAAGTGAACAAAGATGGTTCCATTGTTCGCTTACGAGATGTTGCACGGATAGAATTGGGCGGAGAAAATTATTCGACTATTTCCAGTTACAATGGCAGACCCGCTGCTGGTCTAGGGGTAAAACTTGTTGTGGGCGCCAATGCTATTGAAACAGCGAATGCGATTAAACAAGAAATTGCGGAAATGGCCCCTTATTTCCCCAAAAGTTTTAAAATAGTCTATCCCTACGACACCACACCTTTCGTAAAGCTATCGATTAAAGAAGTGGTAAAAACGCTTTTCGAAGCAATTATCCTTGTTTTTTTAGTGATGTATCTTTTTCTTCAAAACATTCGCGCGACGTTGATTCCAACAATTGCAATACCTGTTGTATTGTTAGGAACCTTTGCCGTTCTGTCGGTTTTCGGATTTACTATCAACACACTAACCATGTTTGGTATGGTGTTGGCGATAGGATTATTGGTTGACGATGCCATCGTTGTTATTGAAAACGTTGAGCGTGTCATTGTAGAGGAGAAGTTAAATCCCAGGGAGGCGACACGTCGTTCTATGGGACAAATCCAAGGTGCATTAGTAGGAATTGCTACGGTATTGTCTGCAGTGTTTATACCCATGGCTTTTTTTGGGGGCTCAACGGGGGCAATTTACCGTCAATTTTCAATTACTATTGTCTCTGCAATGATTTTATCCGTTCTCGTTGCATTAATATTAACTCCTGCATTGTGTGCAACCTTATTAAAACCCATTTCCGAAGGTGAAATAAGTCATCGAAAAGGATTTTTTGGATGGTTTAATCGCAATTTTGAACGAGCCGTGCATGGTTACCATAATGCAGTTCAGAAAATTCTGTTCCAAACTGGGCGTTATTTAATTATTTATTTGGTGATAATTTTGGGGGTAGGGTATTTATTTTTAACATTGCCCTCTTCATTTCTACCCGAAGAAGATCAGGGGATGTTATTAACAATGATTCAATTACCTCCTGGGGCTACGCAACAGCGGACACAAAAAGTTGCCGATAAAATTACCGAGTATTACCTTACTCAGGAAAAAGACAATGTCATTTCAGTATTTACTGTGGTTGGTTTTGGTTTTAATGGACAAGGACAAAATAACGGGATTGCTTTCGTCACATTAAAAGACTGGGAAGAGCGTCAAGGTGATGAAAATAAAGTAGGCAGCATTATAGCGAGAGCCACACAATCTTTTTCACAAATCAAAGATGGATTGGTTTTTCCTTTTAATTTACCAGCAATTATTGAAATGGGAACAGCAACAGGTTTTGATTTCGAACTTATTGATAGGGCAAATTTAGGCCATGAAAAATTAACAGAGGCTCGAAATCAGCTCCTGGGGATGATAACAGATTATCCAGATACTTTAATTCGCGTAAGACCTAACGGCCTTGAAGATTCACCTCAATTTAAACTCAAAATTGATCAGGAAAAAGCAGAAACACTGGGGGTTTCTATTTCTGATATTAATCAAGCTATCTCAACCAATTTAGGGAGTACTTATGTCAATGATTTTATTGATAGAGGGCGAGTAAAAAAGGTATATGTTCAAGCAGATGCCAGATTTCGAATGCTACCCAATGATATCAAAACCTGGTATATCCGCGGGCGTGACGGACAAATGGTCCCTTTCTCGGCATTCACAGAGACAAGCTGGACATTTGGCTCACCACGCCTTGAACGTTATAACGGATTACCCTCAATGGAAATTCTGGGTGAAGCTGCCCCAGGGAAAAGTACAGGGGAAGCGATGAATTTGATGGAAAAATTGGCCTCGAAACTACCACAGGGCATAGGTTACGATTGGACAGGGATGTCTTTTCAAGAACGATTATCAGGTGCCCAAGCCCCAATGCTTTATACAATTTCATTAATTGTCGTTTTTCTTTGCCTGGCAGCGTTATATGAAAGTTGGTCGATTCCCTTTTCAGTGATGTTGGTTGTACCTTTAGGAGTAATTGGCGCATTACTGGCCACTTACCTCCGTGGTTTGAACAATGATGTTTATTTTCAGGTAGGTCTTTTAACAACGATTGGTTTAGCCGCCAAAAACGCGATCTTGATTGTCGAGTTTGCAAAGGATCTCATGGAAAAGGAAAAGAAAGGACTTATCGAGGCCACACTGGAAGCATCGAGGATGCGTTTGCGTCCAATTTTAATGACGTCCATGGCATTTATCTTTGGGGTTTTACCTTTGGTTGTGAGTAGTGGTGCAGGCTCTGGCGCGCAAAATGCAGTAGGTACCGGAGTTGCAGGTGGAATGCTGACTGCAACTATCTTAGCTATTTTCTTTGTGCCGGTATTCTTTGTGGTGATTCATCGGCGATTGACAAGAGACACTGGAGAATAA
- a CDS encoding universal stress protein has protein sequence MYKRVLFATDFDEVGIKAAHKAKKIAEENGADLLLVHVVEPIPAYAYPGFAGFAEVEVSIREQAEKELSALAKKLGVDSAHCMIEFGSTKNEILRVAKEKKIDLIVTGSHGKHGLALLLGSTANAILHGAECDVLIVRPKVD, from the coding sequence ATGTACAAAAGAGTGTTATTCGCGACAGATTTTGATGAAGTAGGAATAAAAGCAGCTCATAAGGCAAAAAAAATTGCTGAAGAAAATGGAGCGGATTTACTCTTGGTTCACGTTGTTGAACCTATTCCCGCTTATGCATACCCAGGTTTTGCAGGATTTGCTGAAGTTGAGGTTTCAATTCGTGAGCAAGCTGAGAAAGAATTGTCAGCATTAGCTAAAAAGCTAGGGGTGGACAGTGCACATTGCATGATTGAGTTTGGTTCTACAAAAAATGAAATTTTGCGTGTTGCCAAAGAAAAGAAAATTGATTTAATTGTTACAGGAAGTCATGGAAAACATGGCTTAGCTTTGTTACTCGGCTCAACCGCCAATGCTATTTTGCATGGTGCTGAGTGTGATGTACTTATTGTTCGTCCTAAAGTTGACTAA
- the ribF gene encoding bifunctional riboflavin kinase/FAD synthetase: protein MKLLRGLENIPYFSQGTVATIGNFDGVHRGHQALLAKLRLQADRMQLPLVVVLFEPQPGEFFRSSQAPARLATLREKLEVLKRCNVDYVCCLKFNNKLALMEAEDFARHYFFSLLKVKYLLVGEDFRFGRQRQGDIHLIQRIAQEQMARIDVFPAVSINGDRVSSTKIREALASGKLNYASSLLGRTYSLCGRVIKGDGRGKQWGIPTANLSTQRLALPLKGVFCIQVKRKGAWLKGVANLGSRPTVDGTKNVLEVHLFDFDESLYGEMLQVFFLHKLRDEIKFSSVDALIKQIHNDINAAKEFFAGPNLIQI, encoded by the coding sequence ATGAAGCTGCTACGTGGGTTAGAGAACATTCCTTATTTTTCACAAGGCACTGTTGCAACGATTGGCAACTTCGATGGAGTGCATCGTGGTCATCAAGCGCTATTAGCAAAGTTACGCTTGCAAGCTGACCGGATGCAATTACCCTTGGTGGTTGTGTTATTTGAGCCACAACCCGGTGAGTTTTTTCGTAGTTCACAAGCGCCAGCAAGATTGGCAACCCTTCGCGAAAAATTAGAAGTACTCAAGCGCTGCAATGTCGATTATGTCTGTTGTCTTAAATTTAATAATAAACTGGCTTTGATGGAAGCTGAGGATTTTGCGAGACATTATTTTTTCTCCTTACTAAAAGTTAAGTACTTATTGGTGGGTGAGGATTTTCGCTTTGGCAGACAGCGACAGGGTGATATTCACTTGATTCAAAGAATCGCTCAGGAACAAATGGCTCGGATTGATGTATTTCCTGCGGTTTCTATCAATGGAGACAGAGTAAGCTCCACAAAAATTAGAGAAGCACTAGCCAGCGGCAAGTTAAATTATGCGTCTTCACTTTTAGGCAGAACCTATAGTCTTTGTGGGCGAGTCATTAAAGGGGATGGGCGTGGCAAGCAGTGGGGGATACCCACCGCTAATTTGAGTACACAAAGGCTTGCTTTGCCCTTAAAGGGAGTGTTTTGTATTCAAGTCAAAAGAAAAGGGGCATGGTTGAAAGGCGTGGCAAACCTTGGGAGTAGACCTACTGTTGACGGAACTAAAAATGTCTTGGAAGTGCACCTTTTTGATTTTGATGAAAGTTTGTATGGAGAGATGTTGCAAGTATTTTTCTTGCACAAATTACGAGATGAGATTAAATTTTCTTCAGTAGATGCTTTGATAAAGCAAATTCATAATGATATTAATGCTGCTAAAGAATTTTTTGCTGGTCCAAACCTAATTCAAATTTAA
- the gstA gene encoding glutathione transferase GstA produces MKLFFTKGACSLAVRIVINEIGIDCDYEAVNLKTKRTEEDRDFLKINPKGAVPTLELDGQILTENAVIQQFLADKFQARDLLPPVGDFKRYQILEWVNFITTELHKSFSNLFNPTIPQEMKDKVYIPMIKTKLGYIDKHLKHKFLMGEQFTLPDAYMFVMLLWAKNFKIDLSGWDHLPGYFTNLHKRPAIVKSLKEETLEIA; encoded by the coding sequence ATGAAATTATTTTTCACAAAAGGAGCTTGTTCTCTAGCAGTAAGAATTGTAATTAATGAAATTGGTATTGATTGTGACTATGAAGCAGTCAATTTAAAAACTAAACGCACCGAAGAAGATCGAGATTTCTTAAAAATCAATCCGAAGGGTGCAGTACCCACTCTGGAATTAGACGGTCAAATACTCACTGAGAATGCAGTAATTCAACAATTTTTGGCCGATAAATTCCAAGCTCGTGATCTATTACCACCAGTTGGTGATTTTAAGCGCTACCAAATTCTTGAATGGGTAAACTTCATCACCACCGAGCTGCATAAGAGTTTTTCAAATCTCTTTAATCCAACTATTCCTCAAGAGATGAAAGACAAAGTTTACATCCCCATGATTAAAACTAAATTAGGATATATTGATAAACACCTAAAACATAAATTTCTTATGGGCGAACAATTTACCCTACCTGATGCTTATATGTTCGTTATGTTATTGTGGGCAAAAAACTTTAAAATTGACTTATCAGGCTGGGATCACTTACCAGGTTACTTTACTAACCTCCATAAAAGACCAGCTATTGTGAAATCACTTAAGGAAGAAACACTAGAGATTGCTTAA